Proteins from one Nicotiana tabacum cultivar K326 chromosome 23, ASM71507v2, whole genome shotgun sequence genomic window:
- the LOC142177118 gene encoding cytochrome P450 703A2-like, with translation MEENEKILHGHLLTTKNLESFAKHRADESQTLVQDVLTNTQKGETLHLREILGDFSMNNATRMLLGKQYIGDESAGPQEAKEIMHITHELFWLLGVIYLGYYLPLWRWIDPHRCEKKMREVEKRIDDFHMRIIEEHRKKGEDEGDGNGKQHMDDVEIKALMQV, from the exons ATGGAAGAGAATGAGAAGATTTTGCATGGACATTTGTTGACAACCAAAAATCTTGAGTCATTTGCAAAGCATAGGGCAGATGAATCTCAAACCCTAGTTCAAGATGTTTTGACCAACACACAAAAAGGGGAGACACTACATTTAAGGGAaattttgggtgatttttcaaTGAACAATGCGACTAGAATGTTACTTGGAAAACAATACATTGGGGATGAATCTGCTGGCCCACAAGAAGCAAAGGAAATTATGCATATAACTCATGAGTTATTTTGGCTTCTTGGAGTGATTTATTTAGGTTATTATTTGCCTTTGTGGAGGTGGATTGATCCTCATAGATGTGAAAAGAAAATGAGGGAAGTGGAGAAAAGAATTGATGATTTTCATATGAGAATAATTGAAGAACATAGAAAGAAAG GTGAAGATGAAGGAGATGGGAACGGAAAACAACACATGGATGATGTTGAAATTAAAGCTCTCATGCAGGTCTAA